TAACGCAACCTCATTCCATTGAAGAAGTTCACAGGAAATATTTGGAAGCAGGAGCTGATATTCTGGAAACCAATACGTTTTCGGGAACAACGATTGCAATGGCAGATTATCATATGGAAGATTTGGTTTACGAACTAAACTATGAATCTGCAAAAATCGCCAGAAAAGTATGTGATGAATTTACGGCTCAAAATCCTGATAAGCCAAGATTCGTAGCGGGATCTATCGGACCAACCAACAGAACAGCAAGTTTAAGCCCTGATGTAAACGATCCTGGTTATAGAGCCATCACGTTTGAAGAACTGAGAGTTGCCTACAAACAGCAATGCGAAGCTTTATTAGATGGAGGTTCAGACATTTTATTGGTTGAAACAATCTTCGATACATTAAATGCAAAAGCAGCCCTTTTTGCGATCGATGAACTTCAGGATGAAAGAGGAATAAAAATCCCGATTATGGTTTCAGGAACAATTACGGATGCTTCAGGAAGAACATTGAGCGGACAAACTGCAGAAGCATTTTTAATCTCAGTTTCACATTTGAATTTATTAAGTGTTGGTTTCAATTGTGCTTTGGGAGCCAATCAATTGACGCCGTATTTGGAAACATTGGCTCATAATTCAGAATTCCACGTTTCGGCGTATCCGAATGCGGGGCTTCCGAATGCTTTCGGAAAATATGACGAAACGCCGGAAGATATGGCGAGTCAGATTAAAGAATATGTTGAGAAAGGATTAATTAATATCATCGGAGGTTGTTGCGGAACAACGCCTGATCATATTAAAGCAATTGCAGATTTGGTAGAAAAATACGAACCGAGGAAGGTTAGTATAACAATATAATAATTTATCAACGTAACAATCTTCTTAAAGAATCTATTGGTAAACTGCTACATTAATAGACTGTTACATTGATACATTGGTAAATTAAACTATGAAATATTTAAGATTATCGGGGCTCGAGCCTTTGATTATTATGCCGGAAAGTAATTTCATCAATGTTGGTGAAAGAACAAATGTTGCCGGTTCAAAGAAATTTTTAAGATTAATAAAAGAAGAGAAATATTCTGAAGCTCTTGATATTGCGCGTCACCAGGTTGAAGGTGGGGCGCAGATTCTTGATGTCAATTTCGATGACGGATTGATTGACGGAAAGGCTTCCATGATTAAATTTCTAAATTTAATTGCTTCAGAACCTGATATTTCCAGAATTCCTATCATGATCGATTCTTCGAAATGGGAAATTCTGGAAGCCGGATTGCAGGTTGCACAGGGAAAATGTGTGGTCAATTCTATCAGCTTAAAAGAAGGCGAAGAAGAATTTATCAAGCATGCAAAAGCCATTAAAAGATATGGTGCGGCGATGATTGTTATGGCGTTCGATGAAGTGGGACAAGCCGATACTTACGAACGTAGAATCGAGATTTCAAAACGTTCTTACGATCTTTTGGTTAATGAATTAAAGTTTCCTGCCGAAGATATTATTTTCGATTTAAATATTTTCCCTGTCGCAACGGGAATGGATGAACACAGAAGAAATGCCATCGATTTTATCGAAGCAACGAGATGGGTTCGCCAGAATCTTCCGTATGCCTCTGTGAGTGGAGGAGTTTCCAATGTTTCGTTTTCGTTCCGTGGAAATGATACGGTGAGAGAAGCGATGCACTCGGTTTTCCTTTATCACGCGATTCAGGCGGGAATGAATATGGGAATTGTAAACCCTGCGATGTTGGAGGTTTATGATGAAATTAATAAAGAGCTTCTTGAATTAGTTGAAGATGTAATTCTTGATAAAAGAGAAGATGCTACTGAAAGGCTTTTGGATTATTCCGAAAAGCATAAATCGGTTAAAAAAGAAAAAACCGAAGAGCTTGAATGGCGTACAAAACCTTTACAGGAAAGAATTACGCATTCTTTGGTAAAAGGAATCGACCGTTTCATCGAAGAAGATGTTGAGGAAGCAAGATTACAAGCGGAACGACCTTTACACGTAATCGAAGTTAATTTGATGACCGGAATGGGTGTTGTTGGAGACCTTTTCGGAAGCGGAAAAATGTTCTTACCACAAGTTGTGAAATCGGCAAGGGTAATGAAAAAAGCGGTTGCCTATTTACAGCCATTTATCGAAGCTGAAAAAGACGGTGCAAAACCAGCCAACGGAAAAATCTTAATGGCAACGGTAAAAGGAGACGTTCATGATATCGGTAAAAATATTGTGAGCGTTGTTTTGGGTTGTAACAATTATGAAATCGTCGACCTTGGAGTGATGGTTCCTGCCGAAAAAATTATTCAGGCTGCGATTGAACATCAGGTTGATGTCATTGGTTTAAGCGGATTGATTACGCCAAGTTTGGATGAAATGGTGTACATCGCTTCAGAATTAGAAAGACAAAATTTAAATTTTCCTTTACTGATCGGTGGTGCTACAACTTCAAAAGCACATACCGCTGTGAAAATTGATTTAAAATATAAAAATGCCGTTGTTCACGTGAATGATGCGTCGAGAGCGGTAAACGTGGTAAGTTCATTGTTGGGCGACAGAAATAAAGAATATGTTGAAGATCTAAAAAGCGACTATTCAGATTTCAGAGAAAAGTTCCTGAACAGACAGGTTGATAAAGATTATGTTTCGATTGAAGATGCCCGAAAAGACAAGTTTAAAATCGATTGGGAGAATGAAGAAATCTTTACTCCAAACCAATTAGGAATTCAGGTTTTTGAAAATCAGGATTTAAGAGAATTGTTACCATTCATCGACTGGTCACCGTTTTTCAGAAGCTGGGATCTGCATGGGAAGTATCCGCAAATTTTAGAAGATGAGGTTGTCGGAGCGCAGGCGAAAGAATTGTTCAAAGATGCTCAGGTTATTTTAAAGAGAATTTTAGACGAAAAATTATTAACCGCCAAAGCTATTTTCGGAATTTTTAAAGCCAATTCTAATGAAACAGATGATATTTTAATCTTCGATGAAAATAACGAAGAGAAAGTAAAATTCCTGACATTGAGACAACAGGCTCAGCGTTCGAAAGGAAAAGATTATCTGGCTTTAAGTGATTTTATCGCACCTCAAAGTTCAGGAAAAACCGATTATATGGGCGCTTTCTGTGTAACAACAGGTTTCGGAACAGATGAATTGTCAGAAGAATATGAAAAAGCGAATGACGATTACAATGCGATCATGGTAAAAGCCTTGGCTGATCGTTTTGCTGAAGCGTATGCCGAATTTTTACATAAAAAAGTAAGAACCGAATATTGGGGTTACGCGAATCAGGAAAGTTTGAGCAACGAAGAATTAATTGCCGAAAAATACAAAGGGATTCGTCCGGCTCCGGGTTATCCTGCTTGCCCGGATCATTTGGAAAAACATGCCATCTGGGATCTGTTAAAAGTGGAAGAAGAAATCGGAGTATATTTAACAGAAAGTTTAGCCATGTTCCCGACCGCTGCTGTTTCCGGATATTATTTCGGAAGCCCGCACGCAAAATATTTCGGATTAGGAAAAATTGCAGAAGATCAGTTGAAAGATTATTCGCAGCGAAAAGGAATTTCTTTGCAGGAAGCGAGAAAATGGCTGAATCCAAATTTAGCAGATTAAAAAAATAGTTCATGGTTGATAGTTGTTGGTTACTGGATTTTTACATCAAAACCATCAACTAACAACTTTCAACAAGCAACAAAAATATAAAATGAAGATTACAGATCACATAAAAAATGCAAACGGAAAAACGTTGTTCTCCCTCGAGGTTGTTCCGCCACAAAAGGGAATCGGGATTGAAGATTTATATACCAATATTGATCCTTTGATGGAGTTTAAACCACCGTTTATCGATGTAACGACTTCAAGAGAAGAGTATATTTATATTGATAAAGGAAATGGTTTGATGGAGCGTCGTATCACAAGAATGCGTCCCGGAACATTGGGGATTTGCGCGGCGATTCAGCATAAATATAATGTAGATACTGTTCCGCATTTGCTTTGTGGAGGTTTCACCAAAGAAGAAACAGAATATCTTTTGGTGGATTGTATGTACCTTGGAATTGATAATATTATGGCTTTGAGAGGCGATGCGATGAAAGGTCATCAATATTTTGAACCCACTCAGGGAGGTCATGCAAGTGCGATGGATTTGGTTCATCAGATCAATGATTTAGGAAGAGGAAAGTATCTTCACAATCAGGACGAAGAATGTGAAGAACACAATAAATTCTGCATTGGAGTTGCGGGTTATCCTGAAAAACATATGGAAGCTCCTTCAATGAATTACGACTTAAAATGGCTGAAACAAAAAGTGGATGCCGGAGCAGATTATATCGTGACGCAGATGTTTTTTGATAATAAAAAGTTCATTGAGTTTGTTCAGAAGGCGCGTGAAATGGGAATTACCGTTCCTATTATTCCCGGAATTAAGCCAATTGCCACAAAGAAACACTTAAAAGTTTTGCCTCAGATCTTCAAGATTGATTTGCCTGAAGAACTTATCAGCGAAGTTGAAAATGCCAAAAATAACGAAGCAGTAAAACAAATCGGAATTGAATGGGCGATCAATCAATGTAAAGAATTACTTGATTTCGGAGTTCCTGTTCTTCATTTTTATTCGATGGGCAAAAGTGACAACATAAAGAAAGTAGCTGGAGAGCTCTTCTAAAAGTAAAAAGGATATTTGATCCACCGTTTTAAAAGGAAAATGAAATCTTGTTTTTTGACATGATGCTTGATCCTCAAATTTTGTCACTGATCCAACAATTTCGGCGGTAGTTTTTTCTACCGCCGAAATTGTTAATTCACTATTTTTTAATCAAAATATATTTTTCGCCTTCAGGTTTAAAACTTTCTTCGCTTTCCTTCATCTTTTGTAATTCAAGGGTATTTCCTGTAATTGTAAACCTATATAAATCTTTTAAAGACTCCCTCTCAAGTAAAATTCCGTCAAAGTTTTGAGTTCCATCGGCAAAATCATAGATGACTTGGTATGCGGTATAATCCTTAAAATTTACCTTACCGTCTTTGCTAAAGCTAATTGATGTTGAAGAATTCTTGTCTGTATAATTTCCCTCAAAAAGTATTTTTCTTAATTCCTTTTGAATATCGCCATCAAATCTCTCGTAAAGATCTGTTTTGTTTTTATAAATCATTTCAAGATTTTCACCATTAGGCTGTATTCCGGAAAAATCGTTATATGTAGGATCGTTACTTGTACCATTTATGATAAATTCTTTTTTAGACTCATCAAATGTTAGCTTTACATCATAACCGCCTTCATGATCGGTAAACCCCTTTAAAGTGGCAGCTCCTGAAAGCAATTCATTTTTATCAAGCTGTATGAATAAAGGAACGGCAGCTTTTCTGTAAGGATAAACAGCTTTTGATTTTTTAATATGATCAATATAAGGTTTCGAAATCCAATTACCTCTTAATTGATTGGCTGTTGTCGATAAAGTTGTTTCAGATTGAGAAATATTTTCTTTAGAAATACTGGAAGTTTCATTTTTCTGTTGGTTGCAAGATACCAAAACTGCTACTAGCAATGCGTTTGTTAATTTTTTCATTCATTTGTTTTTTACGGTAACGAATATACAAATCAAGTGCCAGCTTTATAAATAAATTAATTGAGTCTTAAGAACTTTTCTTCCTAAGCTTTCCAGAATTTTTTTATAATTTTCGATTTGGCGATCATTTTTTGCAGTTTCTTCTCCCGTTTTGAAATCAACAATAATATAACCTTCATTGCTTTTTAAAATTCTGTCCGGGCGGTATATTCTACTTTCTCCGTTTTCAGAAATCATAATATCTTTTTCATTAATCACTTCCCATTTGTTATCGAAAAATTCAGCATAATCTGTGATAATTTGCTCCAATGTATCTTGAATATTATGCTGTTCTTCAATGGTTATCTGCCCGTCCAAAACATAACTTTCAACCACTTTTTTAATATCTTTTTCGGTGTTGATTTTTGAAAGCAATTCATGCACAAAAAGCCCGATTCTTACTTTTTCATTCCGAACCTGATAGTTTTTTGAAGGGGTAGCAATTTTAATGGAAGTATTCTTTTCATTACTATTTTTCAGATTGTGAATATCTTTCGTTTCAAAATGTGAAGTTTTATCTTTTGTATGCTTTTTCAGCATTTCTGGATTGGTTTCATATAAATCAAATTCATCAAGGTCTTCCACATTTTTAGTTTGAAGAAATTCCAGTAACTCCAGATTATTGGATGTCTTATTCGCTTTTTGAATATAAAAGAACAATTGCTCGACAGGTCGGGTAGTGGCCACATATTGTAGGCACAATCTGTCAATAAAATTTTTATAAGAATTCTGCTTGTTGAATTTTTCAATTTCCGGATCGTAAACTTCCAGATTTTTACTGAATTGATTAATGTTTACAGACTTCAAAGGCGCATCGCTGCTGGTTTCAAACCAATTGGTAAATTCAGCGTCACGGTTTTTATTAATCATCGGAATAAAAACGATAGGGAATTCAAGACCTTTCGCTTTGTGAATTGTCATAATCTGTATCGCATCGATGTTTTCAGAAGCCTGAATGGTATATTTAGAAGCTTCTTCGTCCCAATATTTCAAAAATTCTTTGGTACTTGCGCCTGCATTTTGGGTGAAGTTGAAAAGCATTTCCAAAAAGTTCAACAGAAAATCGGTCTCTTTATTTTCAACAGAAAATTCATTGATATAATATTCTACAGAATTGTATAAATTAAATCTCGGGAGGTTTTCCTGCTTTAATTTTAAAGCGTATTTATCTTCTATAAAAAGTATAACATCTGCATGACTTTCGATTTCAAGAATTTCTTTCATCTCTAATGTAAAATCGGGCATCTGAATTCTCCCCAATTTGTTCAGATAATACATCATCATGACCAGAGTGGGTTTATTCTTAGGGTTTACTTCCCACCTTAGAAATTCGATCACGGCCTTCAGGGTATTCGAGAGCTCTAAAGTAAGACCTTTGTCAGAAATCGTTTTAATATTTGTCTCTTCGCCCCGGTACATAACTTTCAGGTTTCCTAATTTTTGTGAATAGCTGAAAATATCGAAATTTCCGCGACAGAGAATGGTTATATCTGAAAATTTAAAACCATGATCAAGACTTTCCTGAATGTCCTTACGCATACGCTCCGATGTATCATTGTAAAAATCATCATTGGTTAAATTTTCAATGAGATTTACTTTCACGCGGCCTTCAATACCTGATTTAGGATTCTGCTCGGCATCTTCACCGAAAATATTCTGATGCTCTTCTTCTAATTTAAGGGAATGGAACTGATAAAGTTCATTATTAAAATGAACAATATTCTTCGCACTTCGCCAGTTGTCCTTTAAAACTAAAAGATCAGCCTGCTTGGGAGAAAATTCTTTTTTGTTGATAATATCCAGCATCAATTTGCTTTCTCCGCCTCTAAACCGGTAAATACTCTGTTTAGGATCGCCAACCAAAGTAAACGAAGTATTTTCAGAAGATACGGAATGATCTCTTAAAGGAACAAAATTCTGCCACTGTAATTCTGATGTATCCTGAAATTCATCAAAGAAAAAATGCTGAAATTGCGCGCCTACTTTTTCATAAATAAAGGAGGAAGGCTCATTTTTAAGATTTTCATTAATTAAAATATTAAACTTGGAAAGCAGAACCAGATCATTTTCTTCCTCAATTTTTTTTAATTCATCCTGAATGTCTTTATTTACTTTAAGAGGAAGAAGCGCCGCTAAAATCTTTTCCTGTTTCTGAATTTCAATATACAGAAAGATCAGCTGCATCCGGTTTTCCAGTAGCTGATCCAGAATTTCAAAGATTTCAGATTCTTTATTTTTTGATTTTGCAGAAGCTCCTTTACGGTAATTATTCAGCACGGATTCTTCCGCCGTGGTCGGAAAAGGAAAGCCAGCTCTTTTTTGATGATAAAAATCCAAAACCTTAGTGAAAAATCCTCCGATTCCGTTTTTGCCCTGTGCAAAATCTTCAATTTCAATATTTCTTGATTTGAAAAGTTCAATAGATTTTGTGGCGAGCTCCAGAGATTGCTTTTTGTTGGAAACAATTTCTTTTCGAAGAAGATTTTTTATATTTTCATAATTCGTATTGTCGAAATCTTTATTATTTTTAAGATGTTCATAGTGAATGTCTTTTACA
The sequence above is a segment of the Chryseobacterium sp. MYb264 genome. Coding sequences within it:
- a CDS encoding homocysteine S-methyltransferase family protein; protein product: MKNSEQLYKALSERILILDGAMGTMLQRYKFEEEDYRGERFKDWEHPVKGNNDLLSLTQPHSIEEVHRKYLEAGADILETNTFSGTTIAMADYHMEDLVYELNYESAKIARKVCDEFTAQNPDKPRFVAGSIGPTNRTASLSPDVNDPGYRAITFEELRVAYKQQCEALLDGGSDILLVETIFDTLNAKAALFAIDELQDERGIKIPIMVSGTITDASGRTLSGQTAEAFLISVSHLNLLSVGFNCALGANQLTPYLETLAHNSEFHVSAYPNAGLPNAFGKYDETPEDMASQIKEYVEKGLINIIGGCCGTTPDHIKAIADLVEKYEPRKVSITI
- the metH gene encoding methionine synthase; translation: MKYLRLSGLEPLIIMPESNFINVGERTNVAGSKKFLRLIKEEKYSEALDIARHQVEGGAQILDVNFDDGLIDGKASMIKFLNLIASEPDISRIPIMIDSSKWEILEAGLQVAQGKCVVNSISLKEGEEEFIKHAKAIKRYGAAMIVMAFDEVGQADTYERRIEISKRSYDLLVNELKFPAEDIIFDLNIFPVATGMDEHRRNAIDFIEATRWVRQNLPYASVSGGVSNVSFSFRGNDTVREAMHSVFLYHAIQAGMNMGIVNPAMLEVYDEINKELLELVEDVILDKREDATERLLDYSEKHKSVKKEKTEELEWRTKPLQERITHSLVKGIDRFIEEDVEEARLQAERPLHVIEVNLMTGMGVVGDLFGSGKMFLPQVVKSARVMKKAVAYLQPFIEAEKDGAKPANGKILMATVKGDVHDIGKNIVSVVLGCNNYEIVDLGVMVPAEKIIQAAIEHQVDVIGLSGLITPSLDEMVYIASELERQNLNFPLLIGGATTSKAHTAVKIDLKYKNAVVHVNDASRAVNVVSSLLGDRNKEYVEDLKSDYSDFREKFLNRQVDKDYVSIEDARKDKFKIDWENEEIFTPNQLGIQVFENQDLRELLPFIDWSPFFRSWDLHGKYPQILEDEVVGAQAKELFKDAQVILKRILDEKLLTAKAIFGIFKANSNETDDILIFDENNEEKVKFLTLRQQAQRSKGKDYLALSDFIAPQSSGKTDYMGAFCVTTGFGTDELSEEYEKANDDYNAIMVKALADRFAEAYAEFLHKKVRTEYWGYANQESLSNEELIAEKYKGIRPAPGYPACPDHLEKHAIWDLLKVEEEIGVYLTESLAMFPTAAVSGYYFGSPHAKYFGLGKIAEDQLKDYSQRKGISLQEARKWLNPNLAD
- the metF gene encoding methylenetetrahydrofolate reductase [NAD(P)H], coding for MKITDHIKNANGKTLFSLEVVPPQKGIGIEDLYTNIDPLMEFKPPFIDVTTSREEYIYIDKGNGLMERRITRMRPGTLGICAAIQHKYNVDTVPHLLCGGFTKEETEYLLVDCMYLGIDNIMALRGDAMKGHQYFEPTQGGHASAMDLVHQINDLGRGKYLHNQDEECEEHNKFCIGVAGYPEKHMEAPSMNYDLKWLKQKVDAGADYIVTQMFFDNKKFIEFVQKAREMGITVPIIPGIKPIATKKHLKVLPQIFKIDLPEELISEVENAKNNEAVKQIGIEWAINQCKELLDFGVPVLHFYSMGKSDNIKKVAGELF
- a CDS encoding UvrD-helicase domain-containing protein, encoding MQNSYTVINASAGSGKTYALVQKLLMICLRYPNQQHSIRNILALTFTNKAANEMKERILSWLDHFSAKNFAENGDLKNIHKAFEEEGLKITIDELHHRSKKMLDYILHNYSTLNIGTIDRFNSRLVRSFSYELGLAKNFNLEIEAEPFLIEAVDKMLDQIGENETISNSFMDYVDYSLENNERINLNKSLYDSAKEFVKDIHYEHLKNNKDFDNTNYENIKNLLRKEIVSNKKQSLELATKSIELFKSRNIEIEDFAQGKNGIGGFFTKVLDFYHQKRAGFPFPTTAEESVLNNYRKGASAKSKNKESEIFEILDQLLENRMQLIFLYIEIQKQEKILAALLPLKVNKDIQDELKKIEEENDLVLLSKFNILINENLKNEPSSFIYEKVGAQFQHFFFDEFQDTSELQWQNFVPLRDHSVSSENTSFTLVGDPKQSIYRFRGGESKLMLDIINKKEFSPKQADLLVLKDNWRSAKNIVHFNNELYQFHSLKLEEEHQNIFGEDAEQNPKSGIEGRVKVNLIENLTNDDFYNDTSERMRKDIQESLDHGFKFSDITILCRGNFDIFSYSQKLGNLKVMYRGEETNIKTISDKGLTLELSNTLKAVIEFLRWEVNPKNKPTLVMMMYYLNKLGRIQMPDFTLEMKEILEIESHADVILFIEDKYALKLKQENLPRFNLYNSVEYYINEFSVENKETDFLLNFLEMLFNFTQNAGASTKEFLKYWDEEASKYTIQASENIDAIQIMTIHKAKGLEFPIVFIPMINKNRDAEFTNWFETSSDAPLKSVNINQFSKNLEVYDPEIEKFNKQNSYKNFIDRLCLQYVATTRPVEQLFFYIQKANKTSNNLELLEFLQTKNVEDLDEFDLYETNPEMLKKHTKDKTSHFETKDIHNLKNSNEKNTSIKIATPSKNYQVRNEKVRIGLFVHELLSKINTEKDIKKVVESYVLDGQITIEEQHNIQDTLEQIITDYAEFFDNKWEVINEKDIMISENGESRIYRPDRILKSNEGYIIVDFKTGEETAKNDRQIENYKKILESLGRKVLKTQLIYL